A part of Capsicum annuum cultivar UCD-10X-F1 chromosome 6, UCD10Xv1.1, whole genome shotgun sequence genomic DNA contains:
- the LOC107855411 gene encoding uncharacterized protein LOC107855411 translates to MNMYAYQQKALVGCVGVGENGRAADISGSNGVVCPKPRRLGLFNSASVHVEESIRPYQLLQFRNQEMEACDLKAGSELMDIILTKGNYEVDKANFEVASSPPFYYGSPPSRAGNPLIQDAEFGNHNFVPTLAIPERAVAPSPPPPSSTIMSGGGCVRVKFGNKPAPVRIEGFNCRGNCSVSAVA, encoded by the exons atgaatatgtATGCTTATCAACAGAAGGCCTTGGTGGGTTGTGTTGGAGTTGGAGAGAATGGGAGGGCTGCTGATATTTCTGGGTCTAACGGTGTTGTTTGTCCTAAGCCTAGGAGGCTTGGGCTGTTTAATTCTGCTTCTGTTCATGTTGAAGAATCCATCAGACCTTATCAATTGCTGCAGTTTAG aaatcaagaaatggagGCTTGCGATTTGAAAGCCGGAAGTGAACTGATGGATATCATCCTCACAAAG GGGAATTATGAAGTTGATAAAGCCAATTTTGAGGTGGCTTCATCTCCACCATTTTACTATGGATCTCCCCCCAGCAGGGCTGGAAATCCCCTGATCCAAGATGCCGAATTTGGCAACCACAATTTTGTTCCCACACTAGCAATCCCAGAAAGAGCAGTGGCACCCTCACCACCACCACCTTCCTCCACCATCATGAGCGGTGGAGGCTGTGTTCGTGTGAAGTTTGGGAACAAGCCAGCTCCTGTGAGGATTGAAGGCTTCAATTGTCGCGGCAACTGCAGCGTCTCAGCTGTAGCTTAG